In Flavobacterium sp. GSB-24, the genomic window CCTCATAATGAATATACTGGTTTTTTTTATAGTGCCTTGTGCTTCTTTCCAGCATTATTTCTTTAAGTTTTACAAGTCCATCCTCTTTAGAAATAAGAGTGTTGAGGTTTTCAGCCGTTTGTCCGTAAAACAGCTGCTGCAATTCTTGTTTTTTTAACCTCGCTTCTATGGCCCGTAAAAGTTCTAAATCGTCAAAAGGCTTAGTGAGGTAATCATCTACTCCGAGTTCCATACCTTTACGAATATCGGCTCTCTCTGCTTTTGCGGTTAAAAATATTACAGGTGTTGTCTGTGTTTCTGGATTCTTTTGGAGAATATGCAATACTCCATAGCCATCAAGTTCGGGCATCATGATATCACATAATACAATATCAGGTTTTATTTTTAGCGCTATTTCTACTCCGGCTTTTCCATTGCCGGCTGCAAAAACTTCATATCCTGATAGTTCCAGTATTTCAACAACATTTTCCCTAATATTGTCATTGTCTTCGATAATAAGTATTTTAGTCATAAACGCGGCAGTTCAATAGTAAATAAAGTTCCTTTGTTAATTGCACTTTCAAAAGAAATGGTGCCATTCATCAGAGATACATATCGTGAAACAATGTGCAGTCCGAGACCGGTTCCCGGTATATTTCCTGTATTATGAGCCCTAAAGAAAGCTTCAAATAGATGTTCATGATCTCCTTCGGGTATACCAATACCGTTATCCTTTACATTTATAATGATCTTGCTGGAGGTCATTGCTGTCGAAAGTTCAATTTCAGTTTCTTCACCAGAGTATTTAATCGCATTAGAAACCAGATTGATAATACAGTTTTTGAGCAGGTTTTTATCTAATTTTACTAAAGTGACTTCTGTGTTGGGAATGCTTATGATTTTTTGTTTTTTTTTGGTGAGAAGCTTTAATTCACTTATGATTTCCTTTATAAAATCTTGAAGATCAAAACAGGATATCTGGAGTGTAATTTTATTAGATTCCGCTTTTTCAAGAAGCAGAAAATCATCCAGAATAGTCGTTAGGTTTGAAACAGCACTTTTAATTTTTCTTATGTGCGTTTCAATTTTGGTATTATTTAAATCTTCTGAATAGCGCTGAATCAAAGAAGTGGAAAGATGAATGGTGCTGAGCGGTGTCCTGAATTCATGCGAAGCCATAGATAAGAGGCGGCTTTTAATTTTACCGAGTTCTTTTTCTTTTTCCAGTGTACTGCTGACCTCTTCCTTAGTCTGAGTTAATGCGGCAATTGTTTCATTTAGCGAATGGGTGCGGTCTTTTACCAGTTCCTCCAAATGCTGGGTGTACTGCATGAGTCTGTTTTCGGCTTCTTTTTGGTGGCTCATGTCATGAATGAAACCTGCAAAAATTCTTTCTCCTTCAAATTTCACTTCGCTCACTCCAAGTCGGAAGGGAAAAATGTTGCCGTCTTTTTTTCGGCCGAGCACATCTCTGTCATGGCCAATGATATGAGGAATTCCAGAAGATTTATAACTTTCTATATAGGAATCATGTTTTTCCCGGTCGGGAGAAGGCATCAAAAGTGAAATGTTTTTCCCGATTACTTCTTCTGGATCATATAAAAAAAGCCGGCAGGCAGAAGGATTTATAGATTCTACAATTCCCTTTTCATTAATTGTTATGATGCCATCGATTGCATTATCAATAATTGCCTTTAAAAGTGCTTGATTTTTCATGTCGCAATCGGTTTTTGGTCTAGCAAATGTCGCAAATTGTTTTTGATAACCAATTTATTAGATACTTATTTTTTGGTAAGAAAAATTGGTCCGCTTATGTAAACTTACTCGCGACCAGATATATGCATTTTATGTCCATTACTATTGTCTTTTAAAACTGCATTAATATTTTTAATACCCTTTACCAAAGCATCGGCATTGAAAGAAATACTGTTAATTCCAGCCATGACCAAAAATTTTGTAAATTCTGCAGAGTCACTTGGGGCTTGTCCGCAAAGACCTATTTTTTTTCCCATTTTATTTGCTGTCTGTATCATTTGAAGAATAAGTTTTTGAGAAGCTTCATTCTCTTCATCAAAAAGAGCAGCGATTAATTCGGAGTCTCGATCAATACCCAATGTAAGCTGTGTAAGGTCGTTTGAGCCTATAGAAAAACCATCAAAAATTTCCGCAAATTCTTTAGCAAGTAAAACATTTGAGGGTATCTCGGCCATGACATATATTTCTAGTCCATTTTCATGCTGTTTTAAACCGTACTCTGCCATAATAGCAATG contains:
- a CDS encoding PAS domain-containing sensor histidine kinase, whose amino-acid sequence is MKNQALLKAIIDNAIDGIITINEKGIVESINPSACRLFLYDPEEVIGKNISLLMPSPDREKHDSYIESYKSSGIPHIIGHDRDVLGRKKDGNIFPFRLGVSEVKFEGERIFAGFIHDMSHQKEAENRLMQYTQHLEELVKDRTHSLNETIAALTQTKEEVSSTLEKEKELGKIKSRLLSMASHEFRTPLSTIHLSTSLIQRYSEDLNNTKIETHIRKIKSAVSNLTTILDDFLLLEKAESNKITLQISCFDLQDFIKEIISELKLLTKKKQKIISIPNTEVTLVKLDKNLLKNCIINLVSNAIKYSGEETEIELSTAMTSSKIIINVKDNGIGIPEGDHEHLFEAFFRAHNTGNIPGTGLGLHIVSRYVSLMNGTISFESAINKGTLFTIELPRL